A window of the Serratia sarumanii genome harbors these coding sequences:
- the ogt gene encoding methylated-DNA--[protein]-cysteine S-methyltransferase — MQTFLIDRTATPVGELVLIADEQGRLRAIDWTDHEARLMKLLNTHYRADRFTLREQRDPGGLTDAMQRYFAGELSIIDRLPVMTAGTEFQRTVWQQLRQIPCGEILTYGQLAQRIGRPTASRAVGMANGSNPISIVVPCHRVIGSQGALTGYAGGVQRKQWLLQHEGYLPKSLL; from the coding sequence ATGCAGACTTTTTTGATTGATCGTACCGCCACGCCGGTGGGAGAACTGGTGCTGATTGCCGATGAACAGGGGCGCCTGCGGGCGATTGACTGGACCGATCACGAAGCGCGCCTGATGAAGCTGCTGAATACCCACTACCGCGCCGATCGCTTCACCCTGCGCGAGCAGCGCGATCCCGGCGGCCTGACCGATGCGATGCAACGCTATTTCGCCGGTGAGCTGAGCATTATCGATCGGCTGCCGGTGATGACCGCCGGCACCGAGTTCCAACGCACCGTGTGGCAACAGCTGCGCCAAATCCCGTGCGGCGAGATCCTGACCTACGGCCAGCTGGCGCAACGCATCGGCCGTCCGACCGCCTCGCGCGCGGTCGGCATGGCCAACGGTTCGAATCCGATCAGCATCGTGGTGCCCTGCCACCGGGTGATCGGTTCGCAGGGCGCGCTGACCGGCTATGCCGGCGGCGTACAGCGCAAGCAGTGGCTGTTGCAGCATGAAGGCTACCTGCCGAAAAGTTTGCTGTAG
- a CDS encoding FNR family transcription factor: MIPEKRVIRRIQSGGCAIHCQDCSISQLCIPFTLNAHELDQLDNIIERKKPIQKGQTLFKAGDELKSLYAIRSGTIKSYTITEQGDEQITGFHLAGDLVGFDAIGGLKHPSFAQALETSMVCEIPFETLDDLSGKMPNLRQQIMRLMSGEIKGDQDMILLLSKKNAEERLAAFVYNLSRRFAERGFSPREFRLTMTRGDIGNYLGLTVETISRLLGRFQKSEILSVKGKYITIENADALSVLAGTPRINVSVNA; this comes from the coding sequence ATGATCCCGGAAAAACGCGTGATTCGTCGTATCCAGTCTGGTGGTTGTGCGATCCATTGCCAGGACTGCAGCATCAGCCAGCTGTGCATTCCTTTCACCCTTAATGCCCACGAGCTGGACCAGCTCGACAACATTATCGAGAGGAAAAAGCCCATCCAGAAAGGCCAGACCCTGTTCAAGGCCGGCGACGAGTTGAAGTCGCTGTACGCGATCCGTTCCGGGACCATCAAAAGCTATACCATCACCGAGCAAGGCGACGAGCAGATCACCGGCTTCCACCTCGCGGGCGATCTGGTGGGCTTCGACGCCATCGGCGGTCTGAAGCACCCGAGTTTTGCCCAGGCGCTGGAAACCTCGATGGTGTGTGAGATCCCGTTCGAAACCCTCGACGATCTGTCCGGCAAAATGCCTAACCTGCGTCAGCAGATCATGCGGCTGATGAGCGGCGAGATCAAAGGCGACCAGGACATGATCCTGCTGCTGTCGAAGAAAAATGCCGAAGAGCGCCTGGCGGCGTTCGTTTACAACCTGTCACGCCGCTTCGCGGAGCGCGGCTTCTCACCGCGCGAGTTCCGTTTGACCATGACCCGCGGCGACATCGGCAACTACCTCGGCCTGACGGTGGAAACCATCAGCCGCCTGCTGGGCCGCTTCCAGAAAAGCGAAATCCTCAGCGTGAAAGGCAAATACATCACCATCGAAAACGCCGACGCCCTGTCGGTGCTGGCCGGTACGCCGCGCATCAACGTGTCCGTTAACGCCTGA
- a CDS encoding tagatose bisphosphate family class II aldolase produces the protein MYLIANREMLLKAQRQGYAVPAFNVHNLETVQVVAETAAELRSPVIMAGTPGTFSYAGTDYLIGICQSAAHRYDLPLALHLDHHEELDDIEHKVKSGIRSVMIDGSHLPFEQNIAKVAAAVALCHRYGASVEAELGRLGGQEDDLIVDTADSFYTDPAAAREFVAATGIDSLAVAIGSAHGLYHGEPKLDFDRLALIRKQVDVPLVLHGASGIPEAMVKRAISLGVCKVNVATELKIAFADAVKSYFSQHPDANDPRKYIVPGKLAMKEVVAEKIRICGSSGML, from the coding sequence ATGTATCTGATAGCCAACCGAGAAATGCTGCTCAAGGCGCAGCGTCAGGGTTACGCCGTCCCGGCGTTTAACGTCCACAATCTGGAAACCGTGCAGGTGGTGGCGGAAACCGCCGCCGAACTGCGCTCCCCGGTGATCATGGCCGGCACGCCCGGCACCTTCAGCTATGCCGGCACCGACTACCTGATCGGCATTTGCCAATCGGCCGCGCACCGCTACGATCTGCCGCTGGCGCTGCATCTGGATCATCACGAAGAGCTGGACGACATCGAGCACAAGGTGAAAAGCGGCATCCGCTCGGTGATGATCGACGGTTCGCATTTGCCGTTCGAGCAGAACATCGCCAAGGTGGCCGCCGCAGTGGCCCTATGCCATCGCTACGGCGCCAGCGTGGAGGCAGAGCTGGGGCGCCTGGGCGGGCAGGAAGACGATCTGATCGTCGATACGGCGGACAGCTTCTATACCGACCCGGCGGCGGCACGCGAGTTCGTCGCCGCCACCGGCATCGATTCGCTGGCGGTGGCGATCGGTTCCGCCCACGGCCTGTATCACGGCGAGCCGAAGCTGGACTTCGATCGTCTGGCGCTGATCCGCAAACAGGTGGACGTGCCCCTGGTGCTGCACGGCGCCTCCGGCATTCCGGAGGCGATGGTCAAACGCGCGATCTCGCTCGGCGTCTGCAAGGTCAACGTCGCCACCGAACTGAAAATCGCCTTCGCCGATGCGGTGAAAAGCTACTTTTCACAGCACCCGGATGCCAATGACCCGCGCAAATACATTGTCCCCGGCAAGCTGGCGATGAAAGAAGTGGTGGCGGAAAAGATCCGCATCTGCGGCAGCAGCGGTATGCTGTAA
- a CDS encoding SIS domain-containing protein — MNAYFSYEADWLKQRNAWHTAAEIWQQPDLWAALHRQLQDQQVQWQPFLAPLLANPRLQIVLCGAGSSAFAGRALAPWLRERTGRDVAAYGTTDIVANPRQYLDPERPTLLVSFARSGNSPESVATVELADQLLPESYHLMLVCNPDSRLAQYAHQRGNVCSLVMPQGSNDQSFAMTSSFSCMMLSAALLLGPASLEAAQAPLNAMVQRCRTLRETLQPQVKALAASGFRRYITLGGSCFTGLAEEASLKMLELTAGRIVTRYDSPLGLRHGPKFMVDGQTLVVLMFSRDDYARQYDRDLWNELQRDRLAMQLVGLTGERQPLSDALLPMHDAADDIWLLFPYLLFTQMLAFESSLALGLTPDNPCPTGEVNRVVKGVTIYRFPSPVL, encoded by the coding sequence ATGAACGCGTATTTCTCTTACGAGGCGGATTGGCTGAAGCAGCGCAACGCCTGGCACACCGCCGCAGAGATTTGGCAGCAGCCGGATCTGTGGGCCGCGCTGCACCGGCAATTGCAGGATCAACAGGTGCAGTGGCAGCCGTTCCTGGCGCCGCTGCTGGCCAATCCGCGCCTGCAAATCGTACTGTGCGGCGCCGGCAGCTCGGCGTTCGCCGGCCGCGCCCTGGCGCCCTGGCTGCGCGAACGAACCGGCCGCGACGTGGCGGCCTACGGCACCACCGATATCGTCGCCAATCCGCGGCAGTATCTCGACCCTGAGCGGCCGACGCTGCTGGTCTCCTTCGCCCGCTCGGGCAACAGCCCGGAGAGCGTGGCGACGGTGGAGCTGGCCGACCAGCTGCTGCCGGAAAGCTATCACCTGATGCTGGTCTGCAACCCGGACAGCCGGCTGGCGCAGTATGCGCATCAGCGTGGCAACGTCTGTTCGCTGGTGATGCCGCAAGGCTCCAACGATCAAAGCTTCGCCATGACCTCCAGCTTCAGCTGCATGATGCTGAGCGCCGCGCTGTTGCTCGGCCCGGCTTCGCTCGAGGCCGCCCAGGCGCCGCTCAACGCCATGGTGCAGCGCTGCCGCACACTGCGCGAAACGCTGCAGCCGCAGGTGAAGGCGCTGGCCGCCAGCGGTTTCCGCCGTTATATCACCCTCGGCGGTAGCTGCTTTACCGGCCTCGCCGAAGAGGCCTCGCTCAAGATGCTGGAGCTGACCGCCGGCCGTATCGTTACACGCTACGACTCGCCGCTCGGCCTGCGCCACGGCCCGAAATTCATGGTCGACGGCCAGACGTTGGTGGTGCTGATGTTCTCCCGCGACGACTATGCCCGCCAGTATGACCGCGATCTGTGGAACGAACTGCAGCGCGACAGGCTGGCGATGCAGTTGGTCGGGTTGACCGGCGAGCGCCAACCCCTGTCCGATGCCCTGCTGCCTATGCACGACGCGGCCGACGATATCTGGCTGCTGTTCCCGTATCTGCTGTTCACCCAGATGCTGGCCTTCGAGAGTTCGCTGGCGCTGGGGCTGACCCCGGACAATCCTTGCCCGACCGGCGAGGTCAACCGGGTGGTGAAAGGCGTGACGATTTACCGTTTTCCTTCCCCGGTGCTGTAA
- the uspE gene encoding universal stress protein UspE: MAKYQNLLVAIDPNQDDQPALRRAVYLVKRNGGRIKAFLPIYDFSYEMTTLLSPDERTAMRQGVISQRAAWINEQCRFYLNDGVPIEIKVVWHNRPFEAIIQEVLSGQHDLLLKMAHQHDRLESVIFTPTDWHLLRKCPCPVWMVKDQPWPEGGKALVAVNLASEEPYHDPLNIKLVQETVELAQNVNQTEVHLVGAYPVTPINIAIELPDFDPSVYNDAIRGQHLIAMKALRQKFCIKEEFTHVEKGLPEEVIPDLAEHLQAGVVVLGTLGRTGISAAFIGNTAEHVIDHLKCDLLVIKPENFNCPIETDEDDEHDDED; this comes from the coding sequence ATGGCGAAGTATCAGAATCTTCTGGTGGCTATTGACCCCAATCAGGACGACCAGCCGGCATTGCGCCGCGCCGTGTACCTGGTGAAACGGAACGGCGGGCGCATCAAAGCCTTCCTGCCCATTTATGACTTCTCTTACGAAATGACGACCCTGCTCTCCCCGGACGAAAGAACGGCGATGCGGCAAGGTGTGATCAGCCAACGCGCCGCCTGGATCAACGAGCAGTGCCGCTTTTACCTCAACGACGGCGTGCCGATCGAAATCAAAGTGGTCTGGCACAACCGCCCCTTCGAAGCCATCATTCAGGAAGTGCTTTCCGGCCAGCATGATCTGCTGCTGAAAATGGCGCACCAGCACGACCGGCTGGAGTCGGTGATCTTCACCCCCACCGACTGGCACCTGCTGCGCAAATGCCCTTGCCCGGTGTGGATGGTGAAAGACCAGCCCTGGCCGGAAGGCGGTAAAGCGCTGGTGGCGGTCAACCTGGCCAGCGAAGAACCCTATCACGATCCGCTCAATATCAAACTGGTGCAAGAAACCGTCGAACTGGCGCAGAACGTCAACCAGACCGAGGTTCACCTGGTCGGCGCCTATCCCGTTACTCCGATCAACATCGCCATCGAGCTGCCCGATTTCGATCCGAGCGTCTACAACGACGCCATCCGCGGCCAGCATCTGATCGCCATGAAGGCGCTGCGGCAGAAATTCTGCATTAAGGAAGAGTTCACCCACGTGGAAAAAGGCCTGCCGGAAGAGGTGATCCCCGATCTGGCCGAACACCTGCAGGCCGGCGTGGTGGTTCTGGGCACGCTGGGCCGCACCGGCATTTCGGCGGCCTTTATCGGCAACACCGCGGAACATGTGATCGACCATCTGAAATGCGATCTGCTGGTGATTAAGCCGGAGAACTTCAACTGCCCGATTGAGACGGATGAAGACGATGAGCACGACGACGAAGATTAA
- the olsF gene encoding ornithine lipid synthase OlsF encodes MFSLDSLLQDAFPHRNTPAWQRSLLRTLLFEKEFKQFAADYPHLKGLDLIEQVVDYFNLSCELVDGDLENIPSQGPVVLVANHPIGSLDGLVLLRAVAAVRPDVKVVASQLLTYIEPLRNLFVPVDNVAYKTSRKQIEGMQRQLDNQGALILFPAGEVSRMSPKGIRDGHWHTGFLRLAAKARAPIVPIHISARNSNLFYFTSLVYRPLSTLLLVREMFQQRGGRIKIRVGGRVPFASWHDGHTSAKDLAERFRRHVYRLGQGKPGLFASESPIALPEERLELKKALANCERLGVTPDGKTIYLYRRHDEARTPILRELGRLREIAFRAVGEGSGRRRDLDSYDDDYYHLVLWDEEELEIVGAYRFIPTAEQIARKGLESIYSNSLFHYDRDMEPILAQGIELGRSFIQPAYWGKRGLDYLWLGIGAYLAKYPQYRYLFGPVSISGGMPLAARDLLIAFYRLYFSPDHAFAQSRRPYPASLPQVLAQFAGDNYQEDLVRLKSLLSNIGCSIPTLYKQYTELCEPGGVQFIDFGTDPAFNNCIDGLVLVDTTRLKPSRYQRYIAVHQPQPAETA; translated from the coding sequence ATGTTCAGCCTGGATTCTCTGTTGCAAGATGCATTTCCACACCGCAATACCCCTGCCTGGCAGCGCAGCCTGCTAAGAACCCTTCTCTTCGAAAAAGAATTCAAACAGTTCGCCGCCGACTATCCCCACCTGAAAGGTCTCGATCTGATCGAGCAGGTGGTGGACTACTTCAACCTCAGCTGCGAGCTGGTGGACGGCGATCTGGAAAACATCCCGAGCCAGGGGCCGGTGGTGCTGGTGGCCAATCACCCGATCGGCTCGCTCGACGGCCTGGTGCTGCTGCGCGCCGTCGCGGCGGTGCGCCCGGATGTGAAAGTGGTGGCCAGCCAGCTGCTGACCTACATCGAACCGCTGCGCAACCTGTTCGTGCCGGTGGATAACGTCGCTTATAAAACCAGCCGCAAACAGATTGAAGGCATGCAGCGGCAGCTGGACAATCAGGGCGCACTGATCCTGTTCCCGGCCGGCGAAGTGTCGCGCATGAGCCCGAAAGGCATCCGCGACGGCCACTGGCATACCGGTTTTCTGCGCCTGGCCGCCAAGGCGCGGGCGCCGATCGTGCCGATCCACATCAGCGCGCGCAACAGCAACCTGTTCTACTTTACCTCGCTGGTCTACCGGCCGCTGTCGACGCTGCTGCTGGTGCGCGAAATGTTCCAGCAGCGGGGCGGGCGCATCAAGATCCGCGTCGGCGGCCGCGTGCCGTTCGCCAGCTGGCACGACGGCCACACCAGCGCCAAGGATCTGGCGGAGCGTTTTCGCCGCCACGTGTATCGCCTGGGCCAGGGCAAGCCGGGGCTGTTCGCCAGCGAGTCGCCGATCGCGCTGCCGGAAGAGCGTCTGGAGCTGAAAAAGGCGTTGGCGAACTGCGAGCGGTTGGGGGTAACGCCGGACGGTAAAACCATCTACCTCTATCGCCGCCACGACGAAGCGCGCACGCCGATCCTGCGCGAACTGGGGCGTCTGCGCGAAATCGCCTTCCGCGCGGTAGGAGAAGGCTCCGGCCGCCGCCGCGATCTGGACAGCTATGACGACGATTACTACCACCTGGTGCTGTGGGATGAGGAGGAGCTGGAGATCGTCGGCGCCTATCGCTTTATCCCCACCGCCGAACAAATCGCGCGCAAAGGGCTGGAAAGCATCTACAGCAACAGCCTGTTCCACTACGATCGCGATATGGAGCCGATCCTGGCGCAGGGGATCGAGCTGGGGCGCAGCTTCATTCAGCCGGCCTATTGGGGCAAGCGCGGGCTGGACTATTTGTGGCTGGGCATTGGCGCCTACCTGGCGAAATACCCGCAGTATCGCTATCTGTTCGGCCCGGTGTCGATCTCCGGCGGCATGCCGCTGGCGGCGCGCGATTTGCTGATCGCCTTCTATCGGCTCTATTTCTCGCCGGACCACGCCTTCGCGCAATCGCGCCGGCCTTATCCGGCGTCGCTGCCGCAGGTGCTGGCGCAGTTTGCCGGGGATAACTACCAGGAAGATCTGGTGCGGCTCAAGAGCCTGCTCAGCAATATCGGCTGCTCGATCCCGACGCTGTACAAGCAGTACACCGAACTGTGCGAGCCGGGCGGGGTACAGTTT